From the Scophthalmus maximus strain ysfricsl-2021 chromosome 11, ASM2237912v1, whole genome shotgun sequence genome, one window contains:
- the prss16 gene encoding thymus-specific serine protease — MEQSHMPVSYSFLVSVNMALQTCGLSVLGKVTVVLLLPLFAGGEGQYRGFRRFNRAEDTEQQSAAFEEQWFIQKLDHFNGADSREWKQRYFVNENFYKPGGPVFLMIGGEGPANPAWMQSGTWLTYAAKHGALCLMLEHRFYGKSHPTADLSTDNLRFLSSRQALADLAHFRTAIAETQGLTNRKWVAFGGSYPGSLAAWFRLKYSHLVHASVATSAPVHATVNFPEYLEVVWRSLASENTECPLLVKKASDTLVARLSDPKTYDNITKDFNLCSKLQIQTEADSAYFLETLAGNFMDVVQYNEDNRGFEGVTGTNITIKVLCGLMGDASLGEPYARYAAVARLMMATFSLKCLDASFNTYLRDMKNTSWEGPAAGGGRQWVYQTCTEFGFYQSTDSPNQPFTGFPLKYHVKQCADFYNVSAEQVAEAVAQTNEYYGAYDIRSSRIVFPNGSIDPWHALGITQDINPDLPAVFIEGTAHCANMYPARSEDLLQLDLARTHISLLLQQWLKQ; from the exons ATGGAACAAAGTCACATGCCTGTGTCCTACAGTTTCCTTGTGTCTGTCAACATGGCTCTTCAAACGTGCGGGTTATCTGTTCTGGGTAAAGTAACCGTGGTTCTCCTGCTTCCGCTCTTTGCTGGTGGAGAAGGACAATATCGAGGCTTCAGGAGGTTTAATCGAGCGGAGGACACCGAGCAGCAGAGTGCTGCGTTTGAGGAGCAGTGGTTCATTCAGAAACTTGATCACTTCAATGGTGCAGACAGCAGAGAGTGGAAGCAG AGGTACTTTGTCAATGAAAACTTCTACAAGCCTGGTGGGCCAGTGTTTCTGATGATAGGTGGAGAGGGACCAGCCAATCCGGCATGGATGCAGTCTGGAACCTGGCTCACCTACGCCGCGAAACACGGGGCACTTTGTCTGATGTTGGAACATCGCTTCTATGGAAAGAGTCACCCGACAGC gGACCTCAGCACAGACAACCTGCGCTTCCTCAGCAGTCGTCAGGCTCTAGCTGACCTGGCTCACTTCCGCACCGCGATAGCCGAGACCCAGGGCctgaccaacaggaagtgggtGGCGTTCGGCGGGTCGTACCCGGGTTCTCTCGCTGCTTGGTTCAGGCTGAAGTACTCGCACTTGGTCCACGCCTCCGTGGCCACGAGTGCACCTGTTCATGCCACCGTCAACTTCCCAG AGTACTTGGAGGTGGTGTGGCGCTCGCTGGCCTCAGAGAACACGGAGTGCCCCCTTCTGGTGAAAAAGGCTTCCGATACCCTTGTGGCACGCCTGAGCGATCCCAAGACCTACGACAACATCACCAAAGACTTCAA cttGTGCTCCAAACTGCAGATCCAGACCGAGGCGGACTCTGCCTACTTCCTGGAAACGCTGGCTGGCAATTTCATGGATGTGGTCCAGTACAATGAAGACAACAGGGGGTTCGAG GGCGTGACGGGCACTAACATCACCATCAAGGTGCTGTGTGGTTTGATGGGTGACGCCTCACTGGGGGAGCCGTATGCCCGCTATGCTGCAGTGGCGCGCCTCATGATGGCCACCTTCTCTCTGAAGTGCCTGGATGCCAGCTTCAATACTTACCTCAGGGACATGAAGAACACGTCCTGGGAGGGGCCGGCTGCAGGGGGAG ggaGACAGTGGGTCTACCAAACCTGCACTGAATTTGGATTCTACCAGAGCACTGATTCACCCAATCAACCATTCACTGGCTTCCCTCTTAA GTATCACGTGAAACAGTGTGCAGACTTCTACAATGTAAGTGCTGAGCAGGTGGCGGAGGCCGTGGCTCAGACCAACGAGTATTATGGCGCCTATGACATCCGCTCCAGCAGAATAGTTTTCCCCAACGGCTCCATTGACCCCTGGCACGCCTTGGGAATCACACAGGACATCAACCCTGACCTCCCTGCTGTTTTCATTGAAG GAACAGCCCACTGTGCCAACATGTATCCTGCCAGGAGCGAGGATCTCCTCCAGCTGGATCTGGCCCGTACCCACATCTCCTTACTCCTCCAGCAGTGGCTGAAGCAGTGA
- the psmd2 gene encoding 26S proteasome non-ATPase regulatory subunit 2, producing the protein MEEAKQKETKQQEKTDEKAKDKDKEKGQQPKDKDKKEEQELSEEDKQLQEDLEMMVERLSEKDTALYRPALEELRRLIRSSTTSMTSVPKPLKFLRPHYAKLKEIYEGMAPGENKLFCADVVSVLAMTMSGERECLKYRLLGSQEELASWGHEYVRHLSGEVAKEWQEVEESDKTQQETLLKLVREIVPYNMAHNAEHEACDLLMEIERLEMLEDYIDENAYGKVCLYLTSCVSYVPEPENSALLRCALNIFRKFNRHPEALRLALILNDVELVENIFTSCKDIVIQKQMAFMLGRHGMFLELNEDVEDYEDLTEIMSNVQLNSNFLALARELDIMEPKVPDDIYKTHLENNRFGGSGSQVDSARMNLASSFVNGFVNAAFGQDKLLTDDGNKWLYKNKDHGMLSAAASLGMILLWDVDGGLTQIDKYLYSSEDYIKSGALLACGIVNSGVRNECDPALALLSDYVLHNSNVMRIGAIFGLGLAYAGSNREDVLSLLLPVMGDSKSSMEVVGVTALACGMIAVGSCNGDVTSTIVQTIMEKNEQELKDTYARWLPLGLGLNHLGKGEAIETTLAALQVVPEPFRSFANTLVDICAYAGSGNVLKVQQLLHICSEHYEAKEKEKEEDKDKKDKKDKDKKDSAADMGSHQGVAVLGIALIAMGEEIGSEMALRTFGHLLRYGEPTLRRAVPLALALISVSNPRLNILDTLSKFSHDADPEVSHNSIFAMGMVGSGTNNARLAAMLRQLAQYHAKDPNNLFMVRLAQGLTHLGKGTLTLCPYHSDRQLMSQVAVAGLLTVLVSFLDVKNIILGKSHYILYGLVAAMQPRMLVTFDEELRPLPVSVRVGQAVDVVGQAGKPKAITGFQTHTTPVLLAHGERAELATEEYLPVTPILEGFVILRKNPNYET; encoded by the exons ATGGAGGAggcaaaacagaaagagacGAAGCAGCAAGAGAAGACCGATGAGAAGGcgaaggacaaggacaaggaaaAGGGCCAGCAGCCCAAGGATAAGGACAAGAAAGAGGAGCAAGAACTG TCCGAGGAAGACAAGCAGTTACAAGAGGACCTGGAGATGATGGTGGAGAGACTGAGC GAGAAGGATACTGCACTGTATCGTCCTGCATTGGAAGAGCTGCGCAGACTTATCCGCTCCTCAACCACCTCCATGACCTCAGTGCCCAAGCCCCTGAAATTCCTGCGCCCACACTATGCCAAGCTCAAAGAGATCTATGAGGGCATGGCTCCTGGAGAGAACAAG CTTTTCTGTGCTGACGTGGTGTCAGTGCTTGCCATGACGATGAGCGGTGAGAGGGAGTGTCTGAAATATCGCCTGTTGGGCTCACAGGAAGAACTGGCATCCTGGGGACATGAATATGTAAG GCACCTGTCAGGTGAGGTGGCTAAAGAGTGgcaagaggtggaggagagtgaCAAGACACAGCAGGAGACGCTGTTGAAACTAGTGAGGGAGATTGTGCCCTACAACATGGCTCACAATGCTGAGCACGAGGCGTGCGACTTGTTGATGGAGATTGAGAGACTGGAAATGCTGGAGGACTACATCGATGAAAATGCTTATGGCAAAGTCTGCCTTTACCTCACCAG TTGTGTGAGTTATGTTCCTGAGCCAGAAAACTCAGCACTGCTGAGATGTGCCCTGAACATCTTCCGAAAGTTCAACCGTCATCCAGAGGCTCTGCGACTGGCCCTGATCCTCAATGATGTGGAGCTAGTAGAAAACATCTTCACATCCTGCAAAGACAT tgtcaTCCAGAAGCAGATGGCCTTCATGCTGGGTCGCCACGGCATGTTCCTGGAGCTTAATGAGGATGTAGAGGACTACGAGGACCTGACAGAGATCATGTCTAATGTACAGCTCAACAGCAACTTCTTGGCCTTGGCCAGAGAG TTGGACATCATGGAACCCAAAGTCCCAGATGACATCTACAAAACACATCTGGAAAACAACA GGTTTGGAGGCAGTGGCTCCCAGGTGGATTCAGCTCGTATGAATTTGGCCTCTTCCTTCGTGAACGGCTTTGTCAACGCAGCCTTTGGACAGGATAAGCTGCTTACAGATGATGGCAACAAGTGGCTGTACAAGAACAAGGATCATG GCATGTTGAGCGCTGCAGCCTCATTGGGTATGATCCTGCTGTGGGACGTGGATGGTGGTCTCACCCAGATTGACAAATACCTCTACTCCTCTGAGGACTACATCAAG TCCGGTGCTCTCCTGGCCTGTGGCATTGTAAACTCGGGTGTGAGGAACGAGTGTGACCCGGCCCTCGCCCTGCTCTCTGACTATGTCCTTCACAACAGCAATGTCATGAGGATAGGAGCCATCTTTGG ACTGGGCCTGGCCTACGCTGGCTCCAACAGAGAAGATGTCctttctctgcttctccctgTCATGGGAGACTCCAAATCTAGCATGGAG GTGGTTGGAGTGACGGCGCTGGCGTGCGGTATGATCGCTGTGGGGTCATGTAACGGCGACGTGACTTCCACCATCGTCCAGACCATCATGGAGAAGAACGAACAGGAGCTGAAGGACACATATGCCCGCTGGCTTCCTCTAGGCCTGGGACTCAACCACCTGG GTAAAGGTGAGGCGATTGAGACAACCCTGGCAGCTCTACAGGTCGTACCTGAACCTTTCCGCAGCTTTGCCAACACACTAGTGGACATCTGTGCATATGCAG GTTCTGGTAATGTGCTCAAggtgcagcagcttctccacaTCTGCAGTGAGCACTACGAAGccaaggagaaagagaaagaggaagataaGGATAAGAAGGATaagaaggacaaagacaagaagGACAGTGCTGCTGACATGGGCTCCCACCAG GGTGTAGCTGTTCTTGGTATTGCCCTGATTGCCATGGGGGAGGAGATTGGCTCTGAAATGGCACTGCGAACATTTGGACATCTG CTGCGCTATGGTGAGCCCACACTGAGGCGAGCGGTACCCCTCGCCCTGGCTCTCATTTCTGTGTCGAACCCTCGTCTTAACATCTTGGACACCCTCAGCAAGTTTTCCCATGATGCTGACCCCGAAGTCTCCCACAACTCCATCTTTGCCATGGGCATGGTGGGCAGTG GCACAAATAACGCACGTCTGGCCGCCATGCTGCGGCAGCTGGCACAGTATCACGCCAAAGACCCCAACAATCTCTTCATGGTCAGACTGGCCCAG GGCCTGACTCACTTGGGAAAAGGCACACTGACACTCTGTCCCTACCATAGCGACAGGCAGCTGATGAGCCAGGTTGCAGTCGCTGGACTACTCACCGTGCTCGTTTCCTTCCTTGATGTCAAGAACA TAATCCTGGGGAAATCTCACTACATTCTGTACGGCCTGGTAGCTGCCATGCAGCCACGTATGCTGGTCACATTCGACGAGGAGCTCCGGCCACTGCCCGTGTCGGTCCGAGTTGGACAG GCTGTGGATGTCGTGGGCCAGGCAGGCAAGCCAAAGGCCATCACAGGTTTCCAGACTCACACCACGCCGGTGTTGCTGGCTCATGGAGAGAGAGCTGAGCTGGCCACAGAAGAGTACCTCCCTGTCACCCCCATCCTGGAGGGCTTTGTTATTCTCCGCAAGAACCCCAACTATGAAACCTAG